CGCCTGGTCCTTCCTCTACCGCGAGATCATCCAGGGTCTGCGCGACCGTTTCCGCTGCGTCGCCCTCGATTATCCGGGCTTCGGGCTCTCCACGGCCGCTGGGGGCTTCGACTACCTGCCGGAGAGCCAGGCCGGGGTGGTCAGAGCCTTCGTCGAGGAGCTGGACCTGCGGGATTACACGGTGATGATCCAGGACTGGGGCGGGCCGATCGGCCTCTGGACCGCCGAGCGTCATCCCGAGCGCGTCCGGGGCCTGATCGTCGGCAACACCTGGGGCTGGCCCATCGACGGTGACAGGCACTTCGAGCGCTTCTCCAAGATGATGGGCGGCGGCTTCGGCCGCTTCCTCATCCGCAACTTCAACGCCTTCGTCAACCTGATCGTGCCCCTGGGGATCAAGCGCAAACGCCTGCCCCGGCGGGTGATGAACGCCTACCGCAAGCAGTTCCCCAGCGGCGCGTCACGGATGCCGACCAACATCTTCCCCCGGGAGATCCGCGGCAGCAGTAGTTTCCTGGGCCGCATCGCGGAC
This portion of the Candidatus Coatesbacteria bacterium genome encodes:
- a CDS encoding alpha/beta fold hydrolase — its product is MTPGHIDEGRPPDWVPTDLYPFENRYLELEGHTIHYVDEGAGPTLLLLHGNPAWSFLYREIIQGLRDRFRCVALDYPGFGLSTAAGGFDYLPESQAGVVRAFVEELDLRDYTVMIQDWGGPIGLWTAERHPERVRGLIVGNTWGWPIDGDRHFERFSKMMGGGFGRFLIRNFNAFVNLIVPLGIKRKRLPRRVMNAYRKQFPSGASRMPTNIFPREIRGSSSFLGRIADDLDRLEEKPALILWGDRDIAFRAGERERFELLFRTHRTCILEGAGHFIQEDAPGEIVAAVRAWWDEVVVA